A single region of the Salvia splendens isolate huo1 chromosome 18, SspV2, whole genome shotgun sequence genome encodes:
- the LOC121775846 gene encoding major allergen Pru ar 1-like, whose translation MGVITYDVETPSPISAEKLYKAVVLDADNLIPKIMPQAINKVEIVEGDGGVGTIKVIHFGEGSEYKSVKHRVDAIDKDNLTYTYSIIEGDALSGLLESITYHIKVVPTEDGGSICKNRSIYNTKEGAEISEEKIKEGKDNALHMFKAIEAYLIANPDY comes from the coding sequence ATGGGTGTGATCACTTACGACGTAGAGACTCCTTCCCCCATCTCGGCCGAAAAGCTGTACAAGGCGGTGGTGCTGGACGCAGACAACCTCATCCCGAAGATCATGCCACAGGCCATCAACAAGGTGGAGATCGTGGAAGGCGATGGGGGTGTTGGCACCATCAAGGTGATTCATTTTGGCGAAGGGAGCGAGTACAAGAGCGTGAAGCACCGTGTGGATGCCATTGACAAGGACAACTTGACCTACACCTACAGCATCATCGAAGGTGATGCTCTTTCTGGCCTTCTGGAATCCATTACTTATCACATCAAGGTTGTCCCAACTGAAGATGGAGGAAGCATTTGCAAGAACAGAAGCATTTACAACACTAAGGAGGGTGCTGAGATTAGTGAGGAGAAGATCAAGGAGGGGAAGGACAATGCCCTTCATATGTTCAAGGCTATTGAGGCTTACCTCATAGCCAACCCGGACTACTAG